GGTTAATTCCTGCTCCGAAAAATCCTTGAAGTTTTTTTAAATCTACCGTCAAAGGGTGACCCTCCAGCGATATTTCACAGTTGGATGTGCAACCAAAGATGTTTTGAATTTCCAAAATAATTTCGTTGATGGTGGTTGGTTTCAATAGCGAGGGGGTTCCTCCCCCAAAGTAGATACTGGAAATCTTTCTTCCATTTAAAAGAGAGTCCGTTTGATGGGAGTGGATTTCTTTTTTGATTGCTGTGATGTAGGAGAGAATCAGGGACCGGTCCATCAGATGGGTGTCAAAAGCGCAGAAATCGCATTGGACGGGGCAAAAAGGGATATGAATATAAATTCCAAAAGGTTCCGAACAGGAAGTCCGTGTTTTATTTTCATTCATTAATTTTAATGTCATATTCGAAGGGTTAAGGAATGGAATAAGGGGTGCCGGGCCTTTTTAATTTTTTAACAATAGGTTCTCTAGGTATTGGTTAGTCCGTTTAGGGATAGTTTGCCCTAATTGGTTGAGGTGATTCAAGTGCTCCTTCAGAAAGTAAACATCCTCGGGTGTATCGACATCATACCAAAAAGGAAGGAGGTGAGGCTTGAAAGTGGTATGACCCAATTTTTTTAGAGTTTGGGTCATCACTTGGTTGGTCCCCCATGTGATTTCACTGAAGATCGGTGGGGTTTCACGGGAAATCCCGATCAGGTAATATCCGCCATCATGGCTGGGCCCCAGGGTAAGAGGGTAATCGTTTAATTTTTCAAATGCTTCTTGAATTTGGAGAGGAGACAGCGTTGGGCTGTCCGCTCCGATAATGACCCTCTTTTTAATTCCCATTTTTCCAAGATCAATAAAGGTTTTCTCCATCCGCTTCCCCAAATCTTCCCCCTTTTGTTCTATTTGGGTTAAAGGATATTTTTTTGCAAGGTTTGAGAAAAAAGGGTGATCCATAGGAGGGGGGCAGGAAAGGAAAAGAGTGATATAAGGTAAGCTGCAAAGAGACTCGACCAAGTCCTCCACAAAGGCCTGGTAAAGTCCGCTGGCCTGCTCGGAGCTAAAGTGGGAGAGGAGACGTGTTTTTACTTTTCCCGGAATCGGGGCTTTTGCAAAAAGAACCAGTGCGTTTTTTGTCATTTCCTCTATTTATAAAGAAATATCCCTCCACGATGAAAGGTAGCAGTCACCCATCCGTTCTGTCAAGGACCTTTGGAGGTCAGAAAAATACAAGGGGTTCCCTTGCCTTCATACCTTTTAAAGGAATAAAATAGAAAAATTCGCCGTTGTTGTGATTAACATAAGAAAGGGGAAAAAATGACCAAATGGGGTGGTTTTTTAATAGGGGTTTTTATCTGGCTTCTGTTCCCAGGTTCTTTTATGGCCCAAGCAGAATCGTTTACCCTGGAAGAGCTTTATAAGCGGGTGCTTGAGAAAAATGAAGAAATTCAAATTAGCCGGGAGTCCATCTTCCATGCGGAAGAGGAACGAAAACGCGCTCTGTCCACCGTTCTGCCATTGCTAAGAGCGACCGCTGAATATGATCATTCTCCAAAAAAATTAGGAACCTCTGGAGGTGAGTTTCTGCTTCAACCCCATGATAGCTATGAAGCACGCTTAACGTTAGAGCAGCCTTTGTACTCCGGAGGAAAAAACAGTGCAGGGATTGGGATTGCGGAAAATGAAATAGAGGTGGCACAACAGGACCTTAAATTGTCTATTGAATCCAGTCTTTTTCGGACGGCTGAGGTTTTTTATGAGGCCCTTAAAGCGCAAAAAAACCGGGATGCTAATCAGCGCAATGTGGAGCGGCTTCAAGAACATCAAAGACTTTCCGATCTGCGTTTCCGGGTGGGAGAGGTGACCGAATCCATTCTCCTCAGGGCAAAGGCGGAATTAGCGGGAGCTCAAGCAGAATTGGTTTCCTTGGAAAATGATTTGATGGTCCTCCGCCGAGAACTTCAGATATTGGCGGATCTTCCCGGAAATTTTGAGTTGATGGAGCCTCCTATCCCGAATGTTCCCAACGTGAATGACGCCACCCTTTTAAAAATCGCCATTGAGAAAAGGAATGACGTTATACGAAGTTTGAAGCAGGAAAAAATATCGGAGCAAAGGGTAAAGTTTGCCCGGGGAAATTTTTTCCCCACGCTTTCACTGGAAGCCACCTATTGGTACAGAGAGCAGCACCCCAAATCAAGTTTCTTTATTCAAGATAGCTGGATGGTGGGAGGACGGTTTGAATTTCCCCTGTTCGAAGGAGGGCTTCGGAAGGCGGAGTTGGCCCAAGCGCGCTCCAATGTTGAACAGGCCCGGTTACAGTCCTCCAAACTCAGAAGGGAGGTGGATATGGAAGTGACCAGGGCCTCCCTGACCCTTGAGGCGGTGACGCGGCAATTGGAATCCAGAAGGGACCAAGTTCTTTTCGCCCAGAAAAACTACGAGATGGTATCCAAACAGTTTACCTATGGCTTGGTGACCAATGTGGAATTACTGGATGCGAACCAGACTTTAATTGAAGCGGAACGGGATGTTAACAACGCGTCTTTTGACCGGCATGTTGCCATCCTGACCCTTCAGAAAAGTGTTGGCCTCTTTCTTTCAAAAGTAATGGAAAGTGTCCAAAGCAGTATGTAATTATGCCTTCATTCCAGTGAACCGGGG
The window above is part of the Nitrospiria bacterium genome. Proteins encoded here:
- a CDS encoding TIGR04282 family arsenosugar biosynthesis glycosyltransferase, coding for MTKNALVLFAKAPIPGKVKTRLLSHFSSEQASGLYQAFVEDLVESLCSLPYITLFLSCPPPMDHPFFSNLAKKYPLTQIEQKGEDLGKRMEKTFIDLGKMGIKKRVIIGADSPTLSPLQIQEAFEKLNDYPLTLGPSHDGGYYLIGISRETPPIFSEITWGTNQVMTQTLKKLGHTTFKPHLLPFWYDVDTPEDVYFLKEHLNHLNQLGQTIPKRTNQYLENLLLKN
- a CDS encoding TolC family protein, yielding MTKWGGFLIGVFIWLLFPGSFMAQAESFTLEELYKRVLEKNEEIQISRESIFHAEEERKRALSTVLPLLRATAEYDHSPKKLGTSGGEFLLQPHDSYEARLTLEQPLYSGGKNSAGIGIAENEIEVAQQDLKLSIESSLFRTAEVFYEALKAQKNRDANQRNVERLQEHQRLSDLRFRVGEVTESILLRAKAELAGAQAELVSLENDLMVLRRELQILADLPGNFELMEPPIPNVPNVNDATLLKIAIEKRNDVIRSLKQEKISEQRVKFARGNFFPTLSLEATYWYREQHPKSSFFIQDSWMVGGRFEFPLFEGGLRKAELAQARSNVEQARLQSSKLRREVDMEVTRASLTLEAVTRQLESRRDQVLFAQKNYEMVSKQFTYGLVTNVELLDANQTLIEAERDVNNASFDRHVAILTLQKSVGLFLSKVMESVQSSM